One segment of uncultured Jannaschia sp. DNA contains the following:
- a CDS encoding CRTAC1 family protein: MRALLIAVLAAGPAAADPIFERVPAPDHVYAGGWEHFVGGGVAVFDCDGDARPEIVAAGGTSPMALLRAADAGYAVAPFPKITGATGVYALDLDADGALDLVILRVGPNATLRGDGACGFAPHDFGIADGGDTWTTAFSATWEPGQDRPTLAFGNYVDRDDPEGPFGACDTNLLLRPDADGWAETVLDPGFCALSVLFSDEDRDGTPTLRLSNDRHYYLRDGSEQMWHLGEARFLGPEDGFAAPSIWGMGIASRDITGDGRPDLMLTSMGDQLTMLSTPEGHAMAPFEIGTFAQRPHIGGDGRPSTGWHAEWGDVDNDGDADLFIAKGNVDQMPGMAMKDPNNLLLNEGAAFREVAASAGIATTDRARGAALADLDGDGRLDLVVVNRRAPLEIWHNLSEAGGAVTVTLRQAGGNRDAIGAWVELRTEASLQLQEHTLGGGHAGGAVGPLHFGIGTADEADLRVTWPDGTVGPWTAVAPGRVTIER; the protein is encoded by the coding sequence ATGAGGGCACTGCTGATCGCGGTCCTCGCCGCCGGGCCCGCCGCAGCCGACCCGATCTTCGAGCGCGTCCCCGCCCCCGATCATGTCTATGCCGGCGGCTGGGAGCATTTCGTTGGCGGCGGCGTGGCCGTGTTCGATTGCGACGGCGACGCGCGGCCGGAGATCGTGGCCGCCGGCGGCACCAGCCCGATGGCGCTGCTGCGTGCCGCGGATGCGGGCTACGCGGTCGCGCCTTTCCCCAAGATCACCGGGGCCACCGGGGTCTATGCACTGGATCTCGACGCGGACGGGGCGCTGGACCTCGTGATCCTGCGCGTCGGCCCGAACGCGACGCTGCGTGGCGACGGCGCCTGCGGCTTCGCGCCCCACGACTTCGGCATCGCGGATGGCGGCGACACGTGGACCACGGCCTTCTCGGCCACGTGGGAGCCGGGTCAGGACCGCCCGACGCTGGCCTTCGGCAACTATGTCGACCGTGACGATCCCGAAGGGCCATTCGGCGCTTGCGACACGAACCTCCTGCTGCGCCCCGACGCCGACGGCTGGGCCGAGACCGTACTCGACCCGGGCTTCTGCGCGCTGTCGGTCCTCTTCTCGGACGAGGATCGCGACGGCACGCCGACCCTGCGCCTCTCGAACGACCGCCATTACTACCTCCGCGACGGGTCCGAACAGATGTGGCACCTGGGCGAGGCGCGGTTCCTCGGGCCCGAAGACGGGTTCGCCGCGCCCTCGATCTGGGGCATGGGGATCGCGTCGCGCGACATCACCGGCGATGGCCGACCGGACCTGATGCTGACCTCGATGGGCGACCAGCTGACGATGCTGTCGACGCCCGAAGGGCACGCGATGGCTCCCTTCGAGATCGGCACCTTCGCGCAGCGTCCCCATATCGGCGGGGACGGGCGGCCGTCGACGGGCTGGCACGCGGAATGGGGCGACGTGGACAATGACGGCGACGCGGATCTCTTCATCGCCAAGGGCAATGTCGACCAGATGCCCGGCATGGCGATGAAAGACCCGAACAACCTCCTCCTGAACGAGGGTGCCGCGTTCCGCGAGGTGGCCGCGAGCGCGGGCATCGCGACGACAGACCGGGCGCGGGGCGCCGCACTCGCCGATCTGGATGGCGACGGGCGGCTGGACCTCGTGGTGGTCAATCGCCGCGCACCCCTGGAGATCTGGCACAACCTCTCGGAGGCGGGCGGCGCCGTCACCGTCACGCTGCGACAAGCGGGCGGCAATCGCGACGCCATCGGCGCCTGGGTCGAGCTTCGGACCGAGGCCAGCCTCCAGCTTCAGGAGCATACGCTCGGGGGCGGGCACGCGGGCGGCGCGGTCGGGCCGCTGCATTTCGGGATCGGGACGGCGGACGAGGCGGACCTCCGCGTCACCTGGCCCGACGGCACGGTCGGCCCCTGGACGGCGGTGGCACCGGGGCGCGTCACGATCGAACGCTGA
- a CDS encoding cytochrome c peroxidase, with amino-acid sequence MLRVFLILFGLPAAAMDFPAPVTDADYRATDPDTVALGRLLFWDPILSGNRNISCGTCHHPAFGTGDGLSLGLGEGGLGLGPERGMDAANPPEQRIPRNAPGLWNLGAHEFDTLFHDGRIEALADGLRTPMGDEMDAGFATLLSAQTMFPVLSADEMAGHYSENEISRAVRQGIITGPGGAWDRLAGRVRDIPAYAEMFEDAMPGRDITFTAISDAIAQFVEAEWRSDTSPFDAWLRGEGDLNQTALEGIELFYGSAGCVACHSGPFQTDHGFHATGQPQLGPGKAARFETHARDEGRFRVTGDAADRFAFRTPSLRNVTETGPWGHAGAYVNLRSFLRDHAAPRAALADAPRDAVLSDGPFEDWRIMDDPAETAAIAAAIRGSDRVLAEEEVTALMAFLETLRDPDAFDRSGIPETVPSGLNVDRD; translated from the coding sequence ATGCTTCGCGTCTTCCTTATCCTCTTCGGCCTGCCCGCCGCCGCGATGGACTTCCCGGCGCCGGTGACCGATGCCGATTACCGCGCAACCGATCCCGACACCGTGGCGCTGGGGCGCCTTCTCTTCTGGGATCCGATCTTGTCGGGCAATCGCAACATCTCCTGCGGCACCTGCCACCACCCCGCCTTCGGCACGGGCGACGGGCTGTCGCTGGGCCTGGGCGAGGGCGGCCTCGGACTCGGGCCGGAGCGGGGCATGGACGCCGCCAACCCGCCCGAGCAGCGCATTCCTCGCAACGCGCCGGGTCTCTGGAACCTCGGGGCGCATGAATTCGACACGCTTTTCCACGATGGCCGGATCGAGGCGCTGGCCGACGGGCTCCGGACCCCGATGGGCGACGAGATGGACGCGGGGTTCGCCACGCTCCTGTCGGCCCAGACTATGTTCCCGGTGCTTTCGGCCGACGAGATGGCGGGCCATTATTCCGAGAACGAGATCAGTCGCGCCGTCCGCCAAGGCATCATCACCGGGCCGGGCGGCGCGTGGGACCGTCTGGCCGGGCGCGTGCGCGACATCCCCGCCTATGCCGAGATGTTCGAGGACGCAATGCCGGGTCGCGACATCACCTTCACCGCCATTTCGGATGCCATCGCGCAATTCGTCGAGGCCGAGTGGCGCTCGGATACGTCGCCCTTCGACGCGTGGCTGCGCGGCGAAGGCGATCTCAACCAGACCGCGCTGGAGGGCATCGAACTCTTCTACGGATCGGCGGGATGTGTCGCATGCCATTCCGGGCCGTTCCAGACCGATCACGGGTTCCATGCCACGGGCCAGCCGCAACTCGGGCCGGGCAAGGCCGCGCGGTTCGAGACGCACGCGCGCGATGAGGGGCGCTTTCGCGTGACGGGCGATGCGGCGGATCGCTTCGCCTTCCGCACGCCATCGCTGCGCAACGTGACCGAGACGGGCCCGTGGGGCCATGCGGGCGCCTATGTCAATTTGCGCTCGTTCCTGCGCGACCACGCCGCGCCGCGCGCAGCCCTGGCCGATGCACCCCGCGACGCCGTGCTGAGCGACGGGCCGTTCGAGGATTGGCGTATCATGGACGACCCGGCGGAGACGGCCGCGATCGCCGCCGCGATCAGAGGCTCCGACCGGGTGCTTGCCGAGGAAGAGGTGACCGCGCTGATGGCCTTCCTCGAGACCTTGCGCGACCCCGACGCCTTCGACCGGAGCGGCATTCCCGAGACGGTTCCGTCGGGTCTGAACGTGGATCGGGACTAG